A genomic region of Barnesiella viscericola DSM 18177 contains the following coding sequences:
- a CDS encoding TraG family conjugative transposon ATPase, translating to MRNVMKAATLESRFPLMAVEHGCIISKDADITVAYRVELPEVFTLTRAEYEALHSTWAKAVRVLPNYSIVHKQDIFIEESYRPDICRDDLSFLSRSFERHFNERPYLNHTCYLFLTKTTKEHSRTTSSFNALTRGFIIPKEMQDKDTVARFLECCGQFERIVNDSGLLRMVRLTDEEITGTETSAGIIEKYFSLSQENTTSLQDITLGAGEMKVGDNVLCLHTLSETEDLPSSVGTDSRYERLSTDCSDCRLSFAAPIGILLTCNHIVNQYLFIDDSAENLRKFEQTARNMHSLSRYSRSNQINREWIEEYLNEAHSKGLTSIRAHCNVFAWSDDREKLKRIKNDVGSQIALMEAKPRHNTVDVPTLFWAAIPGNAGDFPSEESFYTFIEQALCLFIGETSYKDSLSPFGIRMVDRLTGKPVHLDISDLPMKNGTITNRNKFILGPSGSGKSFFTNHMVRQYYEQGAHVLLVDTGNSYQGLCGLIHARTHGEDGIYFTYEESNPIAFNPFYVEDGVFDIEKKESIKTLILTLWKRDDEPPTRAEEVALSNAVNLFLEKIRTDSTVVPSFNTFYEFIRDEYQEILKTKRTREKDFDVWGFLNVLEPYYKGGEYDYLLNSDKQLDLLGKRFIVFELDNIRDNKVLLPIVTIIIMETFISKMRKLKGIRKMILIEECWKALASANMSNYIRYLFKTVRKFFGEAVVVTQEVEDIISSPIVKGTIINNSDCKILLDQRKYVNKFDEIQSLLGLTDKERAQILSINMANSPSRKYKEVWIGLGGTQSAVYATEVSPEEYYTYTTEETEKLELMRLTRKLGGNIELAIKQLANTRRKQ from the coding sequence ATGAGAAATGTAATGAAAGCCGCCACGCTGGAAAGCCGGTTCCCTCTGATGGCCGTCGAGCACGGGTGCATCATCAGCAAGGATGCCGACATTACCGTGGCCTACAGGGTGGAGCTGCCGGAAGTGTTCACGTTGACACGCGCCGAATACGAGGCCCTTCATTCCACATGGGCGAAGGCTGTCCGGGTTCTACCGAACTACAGCATTGTCCACAAGCAGGACATCTTCATCGAGGAGAGCTACAGACCTGACATTTGCCGTGATGACCTGAGTTTCCTCAGCCGCAGTTTTGAAAGGCATTTCAATGAGCGGCCGTACCTGAACCATACCTGCTATCTGTTTCTGACAAAGACCACGAAGGAACACAGCCGCACGACAAGCAGTTTCAATGCCCTCACGCGCGGGTTCATCATCCCCAAGGAGATGCAGGACAAGGATACCGTTGCACGCTTTCTGGAATGCTGCGGGCAGTTCGAGCGTATCGTGAACGACAGCGGTCTGCTCCGCATGGTCAGGCTGACGGACGAAGAGATTACCGGTACGGAAACCTCCGCGGGCATTATCGAAAAGTATTTTTCGCTTTCGCAGGAAAATACGACCAGCCTGCAGGACATCACTCTCGGAGCCGGGGAAATGAAGGTCGGCGACAATGTGCTCTGCCTGCATACCCTTTCTGAGACGGAGGATTTGCCGTCATCCGTGGGTACGGACAGCCGTTATGAACGACTCTCCACGGACTGCAGCGACTGCCGCCTCTCCTTTGCCGCACCGATAGGGATACTGCTCACGTGCAACCATATCGTGAACCAGTATCTCTTCATAGACGATTCGGCGGAGAACCTGAGGAAGTTCGAGCAGACCGCCCGCAACATGCACTCGCTGTCCCGTTACAGCCGCTCCAACCAAATCAACCGTGAATGGATTGAGGAGTATCTGAACGAGGCGCACAGCAAGGGACTCACTTCCATCCGTGCGCACTGCAATGTCTTTGCATGGAGCGACGACCGGGAGAAGCTGAAGCGTATCAAGAATGATGTGGGTAGCCAGATTGCCCTGATGGAGGCCAAGCCCCGCCATAATACCGTCGATGTACCGACACTCTTCTGGGCGGCCATTCCCGGCAATGCCGGTGATTTTCCGTCTGAGGAAAGTTTCTACACCTTCATCGAGCAGGCCCTGTGCCTGTTCATTGGAGAAACGTCCTACAAGGATTCGCTTTCACCGTTCGGCATCCGCATGGTGGACCGTCTGACCGGAAAGCCTGTTCACCTGGACATTTCCGACCTGCCGATGAAGAACGGTACGATTACCAACCGCAACAAGTTCATTCTCGGACCTTCGGGCAGCGGGAAGTCATTCTTTACCAACCACATGGTGCGCCAGTATTACGAACAGGGAGCGCATGTGCTGCTGGTGGACACGGGCAATTCCTATCAGGGATTGTGCGGTCTTATCCATGCCCGCACGCATGGCGAGGACGGCATCTATTTCACCTATGAGGAGAGCAATCCGATAGCCTTCAATCCTTTCTACGTGGAGGACGGTGTGTTTGACATCGAAAAGAAGGAGTCCATCAAGACGCTTATCCTTACCCTGTGGAAACGTGACGACGAGCCGCCGACACGTGCCGAGGAGGTGGCGCTCTCCAATGCGGTCAACCTCTTTCTGGAGAAGATACGCACGGACAGTACCGTGGTTCCGTCCTTCAATACCTTCTATGAGTTCATCCGCGACGAGTATCAGGAAATCCTGAAGACCAAGCGTACACGGGAGAAGGATTTTGACGTGTGGGGATTCCTGAATGTGCTGGAACCTTATTACAAGGGTGGCGAATACGACTATCTGTTAAACTCCGACAAGCAGCTTGATTTGCTTGGCAAACGGTTTATTGTTTTCGAGCTGGACAATATCCGTGACAACAAGGTGCTACTTCCGATTGTCACCATCATCATCATGGAAACTTTCATCAGCAAGATGCGAAAGCTGAAAGGCATCCGAAAGATGATACTCATTGAGGAATGTTGGAAGGCATTGGCATCCGCCAATATGAGCAACTATATCCGCTACCTTTTCAAGACCGTCCGAAAGTTTTTCGGGGAGGCTGTTGTCGTTACTCAAGAAGTGGAAGACATCATATCGTCACCCATCGTCAAGGGAACCATCATCAACAACAGTGACTGCAAGATTTTGTTGGACCAGCGGAAGTATGTCAACAAGTTCGATGAAATCCAGTCCCTGCTGGGCCTGACCGACAAGGAACGTGCCCAGATTCTCTCCATCAACATGGCCAACAGCCCGTCCCGCAAGTACAAGGAAGTGTGGATAGGTCTCGGCGGAACGCAGTCGGCGGTCTATGCCACTGAGGTCTCGCCGGAAGAGTACTACACCTACACGACCGAGGAGACGGAAAAGCTAGAACTGATGCGGCTTACCCGGAAGCTGGGTGGCAATATCGAGCTGGCAATCAAGCAGCTGGCTAATACAAGAAGAAAACAGTAA
- a CDS encoding DUF4133 domain-containing protein: MAEYPINKGIGRSPEFKGLKSQYLFIFAGGLLALFVLFVIMYMAGIDQWVCIGFGVICASVLVWVTFRLNAKYGEWGLMKLQALRRHPRYIISRKGFLRLICPTPKKRSV, encoded by the coding sequence ATGGCGGAGTATCCTATCAACAAGGGAATCGGCCGCAGCCCTGAGTTCAAGGGGCTGAAAAGCCAGTACCTGTTCATCTTCGCCGGCGGACTGCTCGCCCTGTTCGTCCTGTTTGTCATCATGTACATGGCAGGTATCGACCAGTGGGTATGTATCGGTTTCGGTGTCATCTGCGCTTCGGTGCTTGTCTGGGTGACTTTCCGCCTGAACGCGAAATACGGTGAATGGGGACTGATGAAATTGCAGGCGCTGCGCCGCCATCCCCGCTACATCATCAGCCGGAAGGGTTTCCTCCGGTTGATTTGTCCAACCCCGAAAAAACGAAGCGTATGA
- a CDS encoding DUF4134 domain-containing protein, whose product MKKRFFFAAMMLLATTGAFAQGNGIGGITEATNMVTSYFDPGTKLIYAIGAVVGLIGGVKVYSKFSSGDPDTSKTAASWFGACIFLIVAATILRSFFL is encoded by the coding sequence ATGAAAAAAAGATTCTTTTTTGCAGCCATGATGCTGCTTGCAACGACAGGGGCTTTCGCCCAGGGTAACGGTATCGGCGGTATCACTGAAGCCACCAACATGGTCACTTCCTATTTCGATCCGGGAACCAAATTGATTTATGCCATCGGAGCCGTGGTCGGCCTTATCGGAGGCGTGAAGGTCTATTCCAAGTTTTCCTCGGGAGATCCCGACACCTCCAAGACGGCAGCCAGCTGGTTCGGCGCCTGTATCTTTTTAATCGTAGCCGCCACAATCTTACGCTCATTCTTCCTCTGA
- a CDS encoding DUF4377 domain-containing protein, which yields MKTKNLVGILMLFLFTYTFISCDKDDLTDKVEIVKMYVSAETDTYTPWGSETPIECMLVKEERNASYSKLPFSGIDGFVYKKGTEYTLKVEKTTLANPPADDSNVRYKLIEILTEQEK from the coding sequence ATGAAGACAAAGAATTTAGTTGGAATACTCATGCTGTTCCTGTTTACATACACCTTTATCAGTTGTGATAAAGATGATCTGACAGACAAAGTAGAAATTGTAAAAATGTATGTTTCTGCAGAAACAGATACTTATACACCTTGGGGAAGTGAGACTCCTATAGAGTGTATGCTTGTTAAAGAAGAAAGAAATGCAAGCTATTCAAAACTTCCTTTCAGTGGTATAGATGGATTTGTTTATAAGAAAGGGACTGAATACACTCTTAAGGTTGAAAAAACGACCTTAGCAAATCCTCCTGCTGATGATAGCAATGTTAGATATAAACTGATAGAAATTTTAACAGAACAAGAGAAATGA
- a CDS encoding DUF4122 family protein encodes MIPLLYFTVKAVCAIYVLCQVWKFIFRRRMYGIWDRLFRVIRIARVRLWKYHKRRMEQAERRARKKAKYKKPGTDTAKEKSETAIPSSPPEDDDVIGKTKIVYLEDPKTTTQIPTRSEPMEKVPLEEEEDIGTDDVTQENKGLTEEDRAELMAPVDTEPDPDFNTALTIEEINNVAEVLTSGTTDEQKARRAARTIHYKLSETEILTFLTDKLSNLDKVNGLLDKYLGDRPGPSGKTGHKEEEPFDINQYA; translated from the coding sequence ATGATTCCCCTACTCTATTTTACAGTAAAAGCCGTATGTGCAATTTATGTACTGTGCCAGGTGTGGAAATTCATTTTTCGTCGGCGCATGTATGGAATATGGGACCGCCTATTCAGAGTGATACGGATTGCCCGCGTCAGATTGTGGAAATACCACAAGCGACGAATGGAACAAGCTGAGCGTCGAGCTCGCAAAAAGGCCAAATATAAAAAGCCGGGAACAGATACAGCCAAAGAAAAATCGGAAACGGCTATACCCTCATCACCCCCCGAAGACGATGATGTAATTGGCAAAACAAAGATTGTCTATCTGGAAGATCCGAAAACGACGACACAGATTCCTACCCGTTCCGAACCTATGGAGAAAGTTCCTTTAGAGGAAGAGGAAGATATCGGTACCGATGATGTGACACAAGAGAACAAGGGGCTGACGGAAGAGGACCGGGCGGAGCTGATGGCTCCAGTAGATACCGAACCTGACCCGGATTTCAACACGGCATTGACAATCGAGGAAATAAACAACGTGGCTGAGGTCCTTACCTCCGGGACTACGGACGAACAGAAAGCCAGACGGGCCGCAAGAACCATTCATTACAAACTGAGTGAGACGGAGATACTGACCTTCCTGACCGACAAGCTGAGCAATCTGGATAAGGTAAACGGTCTGCTTGACAAGTATTTGGGTGACCGACCGGGTCCCTCAGGAAAAACAGGCCATAAGGAAGAAGAGCCTTTCGATATAAACCAGTATGCGTGA
- a CDS encoding DUF3408 domain-containing protein — protein sequence MKKKIVEVDEDVLKDIIVGDIPVFGKDSPAPKEKSVEHQEAKKTAATVPADTPAGKPAVEKPKKKKDESCGYRERFLVNIPASNRSHVYINREVAECIKRVLPVIAPEMSISGFISNILVDHLQKHWDEITDLYNKEYYKPLKPF from the coding sequence ATGAAAAAGAAAATCGTAGAGGTGGACGAAGATGTCCTAAAGGATATCATCGTCGGCGACATACCTGTTTTCGGCAAGGACAGCCCCGCCCCGAAAGAAAAGTCCGTGGAACATCAGGAAGCGAAAAAAACTGCCGCAACCGTACCGGCAGATACTCCGGCTGGCAAGCCCGCCGTGGAGAAGCCCAAGAAGAAAAAAGATGAGTCCTGCGGATACCGAGAAAGGTTTCTGGTCAACATCCCCGCTTCAAACCGCTCCCATGTCTATATCAACCGTGAAGTGGCCGAGTGCATCAAACGGGTATTGCCTGTCATCGCTCCGGAGATGAGCATATCCGGCTTTATCAGCAATATCCTTGTGGACCACCTGCAAAAGCATTGGGACGAAATCACCGACCTGTATAACAAAGAATATTATAAACCCTTAAAACCATTTTGA
- a CDS encoding ParA family protein — MSKETLFVAISNQKGGVGKSALSVVLASYFHFEKGLNVAIVDCDSPQHSLVRMRERDKKAVSNSAYYRQLIKQQWSQVQKKAYPIVGSTAEKAREAADEIAASGDYDLIFVDLPGTVESTGVFRTIVNMDYVLTPTVPDLIVMQSTLAFATTVLDHIKKMENTPLLKDIFFFWNKLKKRTNVEILRSYSEVMRELHLTVLDSTLPDLCRYEKEITHAKRAFFRCTLMPPPARQLEGSGLVELAEELMVKFKLGES, encoded by the coding sequence ATGAGTAAAGAAACTTTGTTCGTTGCGATCAGCAACCAGAAAGGAGGGGTCGGGAAATCGGCCCTGTCCGTAGTGCTTGCCAGTTACTTCCATTTCGAGAAGGGGCTGAATGTGGCCATCGTTGACTGTGACTCTCCCCAACACAGTCTCGTACGTATGAGGGAGCGTGACAAAAAGGCTGTTTCCAACAGTGCCTATTACCGGCAGCTGATCAAACAGCAGTGGAGCCAAGTGCAGAAAAAGGCCTATCCCATTGTAGGTTCTACCGCTGAAAAGGCAAGGGAGGCGGCTGATGAGATTGCGGCAAGCGGAGATTACGACCTCATCTTTGTGGATCTTCCCGGAACGGTCGAGTCCACCGGGGTATTCCGTACGATTGTCAATATGGATTACGTGCTTACTCCCACCGTTCCGGACCTGATTGTGATGCAGAGTACGCTGGCATTTGCCACGACCGTGCTTGACCACATCAAGAAGATGGAAAATACCCCGTTGCTCAAGGACATCTTCTTTTTCTGGAACAAATTGAAAAAACGTACTAATGTGGAGATTCTCAGGTCATACTCGGAAGTCATGAGAGAACTGCATCTGACAGTCCTTGACAGCACGCTTCCTGACCTGTGCCGTTATGAAAAGGAGATTACCCATGCCAAGCGTGCCTTTTTCCGTTGCACGCTGATGCCACCTCCGGCCAGGCAACTGGAAGGCAGCGGGCTGGTGGAACTTGCGGAAGAGCTTATGGTCAAATTTAAACTTGGAGAGTCATGA
- the mobA gene encoding conjugal transfer protein MobA, protein MADEKRTKRKKTAGRKPKKDPAVFRYSIKFTSEENGRFEILFQKSGLRYRARYIKMKALDEASKVIKIDPATTDFYIRLTNFYHQFQAIGNNYNQVVKAVKTNFGDKRAFVLLRKLEKETVELVIVSRQIVALINEYKEKYLNTHLPD, encoded by the coding sequence ATGGCAGACGAAAAAAGAACCAAAAGAAAGAAAACGGCAGGCCGGAAACCTAAAAAAGACCCGGCTGTTTTCCGTTACAGCATCAAGTTCACATCGGAAGAGAACGGGCGTTTCGAGATCCTTTTCCAGAAATCGGGTCTCAGATACCGCGCACGCTACATCAAGATGAAGGCTCTTGACGAGGCTTCTAAGGTGATAAAGATAGACCCGGCGACAACGGATTTCTACATCCGGCTTACCAATTTCTATCACCAGTTCCAGGCGATAGGTAACAACTACAACCAGGTGGTTAAAGCCGTAAAGACCAATTTCGGTGACAAGAGGGCTTTCGTGCTGCTCCGCAAATTGGAGAAGGAGACCGTCGAACTTGTGATAGTGAGCCGCCAGATAGTGGCTCTTATCAACGAGTACAAGGAAAAGTATCTGAACACCCATCTTCCGGACTGA
- the mobB gene encoding conjugal transfer protein MobB: MVAKINRGVSLYGALAYNWQKVDDRTARIISGNGMITDSANCPDINMQNAIYGFRKYLLANKNTDKPILHISLNPSLDDNLSEKQLAMLADEYMRKIGYGSQPYIVFLHEDIERRHIHIVSTCVNERGEKIDDSYEWNRSMRACRELERKFGLQQVADKRRELLEPYLKKADYRDGDVKRQIGNILKSVFSSYRFQSFGEYSALLSCFNIEAKQVKGEHEGTPYNGIVYAITDDSGRPVSTPVKSSLLGKRFGYEGIQKRIGYNARDYKAKKWQPKITADVAIAKHGCRVDRDTFVFMLASRGIDVVFRENDDGRIYGATFIDHRNREVYNGSRLGREFSANAFENLFNSNTDIPRLDGRNDDLRIGTHSNAVTDIGEAIQQAFGILSLDTNGPDPQEEALANRLLRKKKKKRRYRGLQ, encoded by the coding sequence ATGGTGGCGAAAATCAACCGGGGCGTTTCGCTCTACGGGGCGCTCGCCTATAACTGGCAGAAGGTGGATGACAGGACCGCGCGTATAATATCGGGGAATGGAATGATTACTGATTCGGCCAACTGTCCCGATATTAATATGCAGAATGCCATCTACGGCTTCCGGAAATACCTGTTGGCAAACAAGAACACGGACAAGCCGATACTGCATATATCTCTCAATCCGTCGCTTGATGACAATCTCTCGGAAAAGCAGCTGGCAATGCTTGCCGACGAGTATATGCGCAAGATAGGCTATGGTTCCCAGCCATATATAGTGTTCCTTCATGAAGACATAGAGCGCCGCCACATACATATAGTGTCAACCTGCGTGAACGAGCGCGGAGAGAAGATCGACGACTCATACGAGTGGAACCGCTCCATGCGCGCCTGCCGCGAACTGGAACGGAAATTCGGGTTGCAGCAGGTGGCAGACAAACGCCGCGAACTGCTGGAACCGTATCTGAAAAAGGCCGATTACCGTGACGGTGATGTGAAGCGTCAGATCGGCAACATTCTCAAGAGCGTGTTTTCATCATACCGTTTCCAGTCGTTCGGAGAATACAGCGCGTTGCTGTCATGCTTCAACATCGAGGCGAAACAGGTGAAAGGTGAACATGAGGGAACTCCCTACAACGGTATCGTCTATGCGATTACCGATGATTCGGGTCGTCCGGTCAGCACACCTGTCAAGTCATCGCTTCTCGGCAAGAGGTTCGGCTATGAGGGGATACAGAAACGTATAGGCTACAACGCGCGTGACTATAAGGCTAAGAAATGGCAACCGAAGATTACGGCAGATGTCGCCATTGCCAAGCACGGTTGCCGTGTTGACCGTGACACCTTCGTGTTTATGCTGGCCTCGCGCGGCATAGACGTGGTGTTCCGGGAGAACGATGACGGGCGCATCTACGGCGCCACTTTCATAGACCACCGCAATAGAGAAGTGTATAACGGATCTCGGCTCGGCAGGGAGTTCTCGGCAAACGCTTTCGAGAATCTTTTCAATTCCAATACTGATATTCCGAGGCTTGACGGACGTAACGACGACCTGCGTATTGGCACACATTCCAATGCTGTCACCGACATTGGCGAAGCGATACA